A single window of Paenibacillus sp. SYP-B4298 DNA harbors:
- a CDS encoding accessory gene regulator ArgB-like protein, whose translation MVDEYAARLAAAIKRTAPDSKASAEVIQYGAIMLFNGSAVLVSVLLLCGLAGKLTHGMIVLIAYALLRFCTGGFHFRSALVCYLYSTGVLTAIALAPLTAASSPYLTAASLVLVLLFAPSDLEQHTRIPQAYYLHLKVLAAMLVSLNFIIDSNHLAWTACVQALTLIKRRRNIS comes from the coding sequence ATGGTAGATGAGTATGCTGCGCGCCTGGCCGCAGCCATTAAGAGGACAGCGCCAGACAGCAAGGCAAGCGCAGAGGTTATCCAGTATGGCGCTATCATGCTGTTCAATGGCAGCGCGGTTCTAGTCTCTGTACTATTACTATGCGGGCTTGCCGGCAAGCTGACACACGGCATGATTGTCCTGATCGCCTACGCCTTACTCCGTTTTTGCACCGGAGGGTTTCATTTCCGCTCTGCACTGGTCTGCTATCTATATTCGACCGGGGTGCTGACAGCGATTGCTCTCGCACCGCTGACTGCAGCAAGCAGCCCGTACCTTACTGCAGCGAGTCTGGTGCTGGTGCTCCTGTTCGCTCCATCCGATCTGGAGCAGCACACCCGAATTCCGCAAGCTTACTACCTTCATCTGAAGGTGCTTGCCGCGATGTTGGTTTCACTCAATTTTATTATAGATTCTAATCATCTTGCATGGACAGCATGTGTACAAGCTCTTACTTTAATTAAACGAAGGAGGAATATCTCATGA
- a CDS encoding AgrD family cyclic lactone autoinducer peptide yields the protein MKKVNNSKKTKKALIWTASIAASLLASVASASVSVASPWWNHRPEPPKELLD from the coding sequence ATGAAGAAGGTCAACAACTCTAAGAAGACCAAAAAAGCACTCATCTGGACGGCTTCGATCGCCGCATCTCTTCTTGCTTCCGTAGCCAGCGCTTCTGTATCGGTCGCTTCCCCTTGGTGGAACCATCGTCCGGAGCCGCCTAAGGAACTACTGGACTAG
- a CDS encoding LytTR family transcriptional regulator DNA-binding domain-containing protein has product MDNKWIPVLALPDATPEFLKISDICYTSLKRGKIIFHTLGKDYQLISNIEELYSLLYTFEFRKTDRGTLVHIANMVHFDESYRKIYFDRMITKHSKYATVSSNNISNVVKFMRERDRQPAPDHPLPMNKLP; this is encoded by the coding sequence GTGGATAACAAATGGATACCAGTTCTGGCATTGCCGGATGCGACGCCCGAATTTTTAAAGATTTCCGATATTTGCTATACCTCACTAAAAAGGGGGAAAATCATATTTCATACGTTGGGCAAAGACTACCAGCTCATATCCAATATTGAAGAGCTGTACAGTCTTTTGTATACTTTTGAATTTCGCAAGACTGACCGCGGAACATTAGTGCATATTGCCAACATGGTGCACTTTGACGAGAGCTACCGCAAAATATACTTTGACCGAATGATTACAAAGCATTCCAAGTATGCGACCGTATCATCGAACAATATCTCCAATGTCGTCAAATTCATGCGTGAACGAGATAGACAGCCTGCCCCAGATCATCCCTTACCTATGAACAAGCTGCCTTAG
- a CDS encoding NUDIX hydrolase yields the protein MITYNICFVRRGNELLLLNREKPSWMGCWNGVGGKLLPGEQPRQSMIRELLEETSLSEHDVMKLTFKGLITWSSDRSGLGGMYVYVAELPAHHPYATPVKTAEGVLDWKEISWVLHPDNQGVAANLPRTLPQLLQEGCYWFHMDYQAGQLLSSSCHAIEERMEYEQEAREALLLEVSAG from the coding sequence ATGATTACATATAATATTTGTTTTGTTCGCCGTGGGAATGAGCTGCTGCTGCTTAACCGGGAAAAGCCTAGCTGGATGGGCTGCTGGAACGGCGTTGGAGGAAAGCTGCTGCCCGGAGAGCAGCCCCGGCAGTCGATGATTCGAGAGCTGTTAGAGGAGACGAGCCTGTCCGAACACGATGTCATGAAGCTCACATTCAAAGGGTTGATCACGTGGTCGTCGGATCGCTCTGGACTGGGTGGCATGTATGTATATGTTGCGGAGCTTCCCGCGCATCATCCTTACGCTACGCCGGTGAAGACTGCTGAGGGTGTGTTGGACTGGAAGGAAATTAGCTGGGTGCTCCACCCCGATAATCAGGGCGTGGCCGCAAATTTGCCCCGAACGCTTCCGCAACTGCTGCAGGAGGGCTGCTACTGGTTTCATATGGACTATCAGGCAGGTCAACTGCTGTCGAGCTCTTGTCATGCCATAGAGGAAAGGATGGAATACGAGCAAGAAGCAAGAGAAGCACTGCTGCTTGAGGTGTCTGCTGGTTGA